From the genome of Argentina anserina chromosome 4, drPotAnse1.1, whole genome shotgun sequence, one region includes:
- the LOC126790756 gene encoding auxin response factor 19-like, which yields MKQPANGSLSGGAALNSGEGGDNVKIINPELWQACAGPLANLPPAGTHVVYFPQGHSEQVAASMKKDVDAQIPNYPNLPSKLLCVLHSVTLQADPETDEVYAQMTLQPVPSFDKEALLRSDLALKSNKPQPEFFCKTLTASDTSTHGGFSVPRRAAEKIFPPLDFNMQPPAQEIVARDLHDTVWTFRHIYRGQPKRHLLTTGWSLFVSGKRLFAGDAVLFIRDEKQQLLLGIRRANRQPANLSSSVLSSDSMHIGILAAAAHAAANNSIFTVFYNPRASPSEFVIPLAKYYKAVCANQLSLGMRFRMMFETEDSGTRRYMGTITGITDLDPVRWKNSQWRNLQVGWDESTAGERRNRVSIWEIEPVTAPFFICPPPFFRSKRPRQLGMPDDESSDLDNLFKRTMPWLGDDMCMKDPQVLPGLSLVQWMNMQQNSSLAGSMQPNYMHPPFSGSVMQNLTGVDLSRQMGLSAPQIPQPNNLQYNAQRLPQQVQQLDQLPKMQSTINPLASMVQRQQQMGDMTQVASQAQSPLLQPQSHVQANNILQQQSLTQNQLQRNLPQNLQQHQQQQQQQHQQIVGQSQQQNFMQTPLPDPINQQLHHFSDNQLQLQLLQKLQQQQQSYLAQQALQQQPTQLLQLQDQQRQLLDASQSFPMSSTPSQMQDMPLSAPTSHPQSREMPQQLTINTNSQPNGPFSHLQQQPKLQQQQSGMLAEMSGHMGLPATGTCNQLSRAGSGMMAGVAGAGQSGLTDEGPSCSTSPSTNNCPIVTQPLMNNRAQRNTSTGEDMAQSANMVMSSSALETMPSNGNFVKQHKSEVKPSVNITRNQSQGTLNPQTYLNGAAAQTDYLDTSSSTTSAGLSQNDVHLQHSNTPLTFNPQSMLFREPSQEVEVQVDQRNNVSYGSNIDGQLPMPLSSDPLLEKGMAGIGKEFTNNITSGGMLGNFENSKDAQQELSSSMVSQSFGVPDMTFQSIDSNINDSSFLDGASWAAPAAQFQRLRTYTKVYKRGAVGRSIDITRYSGYDELKHDLARRFGIEGQLEDRGRVGWKLVYVDHENDVLLVGDDPWEEFVNCVRCIKILSPQEVQQMSLDGDFGGNAVLPNQACSSSDGGNA from the exons ATGAAACAGCCGGCGAACGGCAGTTTATCCGGAGGCGCCGCGCTCAATTCCGGCGAAG GAGGAGATAATGTGAAGATCATAAACCCGGAGCTGTGGCAGGCCTGCGCCGGGCCGCTGGCGAACTTGCCGCCGGCGGGGACCCACGTGGTGTACTTCCCTCAAGGTCACAGCGAACAG GTTGCTGCATCTATGAAAAAGGATGTTGATGCTCAAATTCCGAACTATCCAAATCTTCCCTCCAAGCTGCTATGTGTCCTTCACAGTGTCACATTGCAA GCGGACCCTGAAACTGATGAAGTTTATGCTCAAATGACACTCCAACCTGTACCCTCA TTTGACAAGGAGGCATTATTGAGATCTGATCTTGCCCTGAAATCCAATAAGCCCCAACCGGAGTTTTTCTGTAAGACATTGACAGCCAGTGATACAAGCACACATGGAGGTTTCTCTGTTCCCCGCCGTGCTGCAGAGAAGATTTTTCCTCCTCTT GATTTTAACATGCAACCACCTGCTCAAGAAATCGTTGCCAGGGATTTGCATGATACTGTTTGGACCTTCCGTCATATCTATCGGG GACAACCAAAACGCCACTTGCTTACGACAGGATGGAGCCTATTTGTTAGTGGGAAGAGGCTTTTTGCTGGTGATGCTGTCTTGTTCATTAG GGATGAAAAGCAGCAGCTTCTCTTGGGCATTAGACGTGCGAACAGGCAACCAGCCAACCTATCATCATCAGTTTTGTCAAGTGACAGTATGCATATTGGAATTTTGGCAGCTGCAGCTCATGCTGCTGCGAACAATAGCATCTTCACAGTGTTCTACAATCCTAG GGCTAGTCCATCAGAATTTGTTATCCCTTTGGCTAAGTACTACAAGGCAGTTTGTGCGAACCAACTATCGTTGGGCATGCGCTTTCGTATGATGTTTGAAACTGAGGACTCAGGAACAAGAAG ATACATGGGTACAATAACAGGAATCACTGATCTTGATCCTGTTAGATGGAAGAACTCACAATGGCGTAATTTGCAA GTTGGTTGGGACGAGTCAACTGCTGGGGAAAGGCGTAATCGGGTCTCAATCTGGGAAATTGAGCCTGTTACTGCTCCATTTTTCATCTGTCCCCCACCATTCTTCAGATCAAAGCGACCTAGGCAACTAGGAATGCCAG ATGATGAATCCTCTGATTTAGATAACCTTTTTAAGAGGACAATGCCTTGGCTTGGTGATGATATGTGCATGAAGGATCCCCAGGTTCTACCTGGCCTAAGCTTAGTCCAGTGGATGAACATGCAACAAAATTCTTCCTTGGCTGGTTCTATGCAGCCAAATTATATGCATCCTCCCTTTTCTGGTTCTGTTATGCAAAACCTTACTGGTGTGGATCTTTCTCGGCAGATGGGCTTGTCAGCGCCTCAAATACCTCAGCCAAATAATTTACAGTACAATGCCCAGCGGTTACCCCAGCAAGTGCAACAGCTTGACCAATTACCAAAGATGCAGTCCACTATAAACCCATTAGCATCCATGGTGCAACGACAGCAACAGATGGGTGATATGACACAAGTAGCCAGCCAAGCTCAGTCCCCTCTTCTGCAACCTCAGTCCCATGTCCAAGCTAACAATATTCTTCAGCAGCAATCTCTTACTCAAAATCAACTTCAAAGAAACCTTCCTCAGAACTTACAGCAGCACCAACAAcagcaacagcagcagcaCCAACAAATTGTGGGTCAAAGTCAACAGCAAAATTTTATGCAGACTCCACTACCGGATCCAATTAACCAACAATTACACCATTTCTCTGATAATCAGCTTCAACTTCAACTATTACAGAAACTTCAACAGCAACAGCAATCATACTTAGCACAGCAGGCACTGCAACAACAGCCTACTCAACTTCTCCAGCTCCAGGACCAGCAGAGGCAATTGTTGGATGCGTCTCAGAGCTTCCCCATGTCCTCAACTCCTAGCCAAATGCAAGATATGCCTTTATCAGCACCAACCTCACATCCTCAGTCAAGAGAAATGCCACAGCAGCTGACTATTAATACTAATAGCCAGCCTAATGGTCCATTCTCGCATTTACAGCAGCAGCCAAAGCTTCAACAGCAGCAATCTGGCATGCTGGCCGAAATGTCGGGGCATATGGGACTTCCTGCAACTGGCACATGCAATCAGCTCTCTAGAGCTGGTAGTGGTATGATGGCAGGAGTTGCAGGAGCAGGGCAGTCGGGGTTAACAGATGAGGGTCCCTCGTGTTCCACTTCACCCTCCACAAACAACTGTCCAATTGTAACTCAACCATTGATGAACAACAGGGCTCAGCGAAACACATCAACCGGAGAGGACATGGCTCAGTCTGCAAACATGGTTATGAGCTCAAGTGCCTTAGAGACAATGCCATCCAATGGAAACTTTGTGAAACAGCACAAGTCTGAAGTCAAGCCTTCAGTGAACATCACTAGGAACCAAAGTCAAGGGACGCTCAACCCACAGACATACCTGAATGGTGCAGCTGCTCAAACAGATTACTTGGACACTTCATCTTCAACAACATCAGCCGGCCTCTCTCAAAATGATGTCCATTTACAGCACAGTAATACTCCATTGACTTTCAACCCACAGTCAATGTTGTTCAGAGAACCAAGTCAAGAAGTGGAAGTTCAGGTCGATCAGAGAAATAATGTTTCATATGGTTCTAACATTGATGGCCAACTGCCAATGCCTTTGAGTTCTGATCCTCTTTTGGAGAAGGGCATGGCGGGGATAGGAAAGGAATTTACAAATAATATCACTTCAGGAGGCATGCTTGGAAACtttgaaaattcaaaagatGCTCAGCAAGAGCTTTCTTCTTCAATGGTTTCCCAGTCCTTTGGAGTTCCAGATATGACATTTCAATCGATCGACTCCAATATAAATGATAGCAGTTTTCTGGATGGTGCCTCATGGGCGGCACCAGCAGCACAATTTCAGCGGTTGCGAACGTACACCAAG GTGTACAAACGTGGAGCTGTTGGGAGATCTATAGATATTACACGCTACTCTGGTTATGATGAGCTGAAGCATGATCTGGCTCGTCGGTTTGGTATAGAAGGACAGCTAGAGGACCGAGGGAGAGTTGGTTGGAAACTAGTCTATGTAGATCATGAGAATGATGTTCTGCTAGTTGGAGATGACCCTTGGGA GGAGTTTGTGAACTGTGTTCGGTGCATCAAGATTCTGTCCCCGCAAGAAGTCCAGCAGATGAGCTTGGATGGAGATTTTGGGGGCAATGCAGTGCTCCCAAATCAAGCTTGCAGCAGCTCTGATGGCGGAAATGCCTAG
- the LOC126790758 gene encoding DExH-box ATP-dependent RNA helicase DExH10: MEDESQQTLGKRKEPEPSETAPNPNDASPLKRRNFTRTCLHEVAVPAGYSPTKDESLHGTLSSPSYEGPMAKSYKFDLDPFQKISVACLERNESVLVSAHTSAGKTAVAEYAIAMAFRDKQRVIYTSPVKALSNQKYREFNQEFGDVGLMTGDVTISPNASCLVMTTEILRGMLYRGSEVLKEVAWVIFDEIHYMKDRERGVVWEESIIFMPPAVKMVFLSATMSNATEFAEWICNVHKQPCHVVYTDFRPTPLRHYIFPVGGTGLHLVVDEHEEFNEGSFMKVQESFSKQKVGDGQRSANGRAGGRIGKGGNAGSGGSDIYKIVKMIMEQKFQPVIIFSFSRRECEQHAISMAKLDFNSQEEKDVVEEVFRNAIQCLNEEDRELPAVELILPLLLRGIAVHHSGLLPVIKELVELLFQEGLVKALFATETFAMGINMPAKTVVFTAVKKWDGDSHRYIGSGEYIQMSGRAGRRGKDEQGICIIMIDEQMEMNILKDMVLGKPAPLVSTFRLSYYSILNLLSRAEGQFTAEHVIKNSFHQFQHEKALPDIGKKVSQLEQEAEMLDSSGEAEVAEYDKIKLDIAQLEKKMMSEIMRPERVLMFLLTGRLVKIREGGTDWGWGVVVNVVKKPSSGASSRGGGYIVDTLLHCSPGSSENSLQPKPCPPRPGEKGEMHVVPVQLPLISSLSKLRINVPSDLRPLEARQSILLAVQELGERFPQGLPKLNPVKDMGIQDLQIVELVSQIEALEQRLYAHPLHKSQDVHQIKCFQRKAEVNHEIQQLKSKMRESQLQKFRDELKNRSRVLKKLGHINSEGVVQLKGRAACLIDTGDELLVTELMFNGTFNDLDHHQIAALASCFIQQDRSNEQIHLRSELARPLQQLQESARRIAEIQNECKLETDVDEYVESTVRPFLMDVIYCWSKGASFADVIQMTEIFEGSIIRSARRLDEFLNQLRTAANAVGEVELEKKFEAASESLRRGIMFANSLYL; the protein is encoded by the exons ATGGAAGACGAATCCCAACAAACCCTAGGAAAGCGAAAAGAGCCAGAGCCTTCCGAAACAGCCCCTAACCCTAACGACGCCTCACCGCTGAAGCGCCGCAACTTCACCCGAACATGCCTCCACGAGGTCGCCGTCCCCGCCGGCTACTCTCCGACCAAGGACGAGTCCCTCCACGGCACCCTCTCAAGCCCCTCCTACGAAGGCCCCATGGCCAAGTCCTACAAGTTCGACCTCGATCCCTTCCAGAAGATCTCCGTCGCGTGCCTCGAGCGCAACGAGTCGGTGCTCGTCTCGGCGCACACGTCGGCCGGAAAGACCGCGGTGGCGGAGTACGCGATCGCGATGGCGTTCCGGGACAAGCAGAGGGTGATCTACACCTCCCCGGTGAAGGCCTTGAGTAATCAGAAGTACAGAGAGTTCAATCAGGAGTTTGGCGACGTCGGACTGATGACCGGAGACGTGACGATTTCGCCGAACGCCAGCTGTCTAGTTATGACTACTGAGATTCTGAGGGGAATGCTGTACAGGGGATCAGAGGTTTTGAAGGAAGTTGCTTGGGTGATTTTCGACGAGATACATTACATGAAGGATAGGGAGAGAGGTGTAGTGTGGGAGGAGAGCATTATATTCATGCCGCCGGCGGTTAAGATGGTGTTTCTTTCGGCCACAATGTCGAATGCCACCGAGTTTGCAGAGTGGATTTGCAATGTGCACAAGCAGCCGTGTCATGTGGTGTACACGGATTTTAGGCCGACGCCATTGAGGCATTATATATTTCCGGTGGGTGGGACGGGGTTGCATCTTGTGGTGGATGAGCATGAAGAGTTTAATGAGGGGAGTTTTATGAAGGTTCAGGAGAGTTTCTCGAAGCAGAAAGTTGGGGATGGGCAGAGGAGTGCAAATGGGAGGGCGGGTGGGAGAATTGGAAAAGGTGGGAATGCTGGTTCTGGTGGTTCTGATATATACAAAATTGTGAAG ATGATTATGGAACAGAAATTTCAGCCAGTTATAATTTTCAGCTTCAGTAGAAGAGAATGTGAACAACATGCAATCTCCATGGCCAAGCTTGACTTTAACTCCCAAGAGGAAAAAGATGTTGTCGAAGAGGTTTTTCGAAATGCAATACAGTGCTTAAATGAGGAAGACAGAGAGTTGCCTGCTGTTGAGTTAATTTTGCCACTCCTTCTGCGAGGCATTGCTGTTCATCATTCTGGCCTTCTTCCTGTTATCAAGGAATTGGTAGAACTCCTTTTCCAGGAGGGCCTTGTAAAAGCCCTCTTTGCTACTGAGACG TTTGCAATGGGTATAAACATGCCAGCAAAAACTGTTGTTTTCACAGCTGTAAAAAAGTGGGATGGTGATAGTCATCGGTATATTGGCTCTGGGGAGTATATCCAA ATGAGCGGTAGGGCTGGACGTCGTGGCAAAGATGAGCAAGGTATTTGTATCATAATGATTGATGAACAG ATGGAAATGAACATACTTAAGGACATGGTGTTGGGTAAACCAGCTCCTTTAGTGAGTACTTTCAGACTCAGCTACTATTCCATTTTGAATTTGCTGAGTCGTGCGGAAGGCCAATTCACAGCTGAACACGTGATAAAGAATTCCTTCCACCAATTCCAGCATGAAAAG GCCTTACCTGATATAGGGAAGAAGGTTTCACAGCTTGAACAGGAAGCAGAAATGCTTGATTCATCAGGAGAG GCCGAAGTTGCAGAGTATGATAAGATAAAACTTGATATAGCCCAACTtgagaagaaaatgatgtCAGAGATAATGAGGCCTGAAAGAGTTTTAATGTTTCTTCTTACTGGTCGCTTG GTTAAGATAAGGGAAGGTGGAACAGATTGGGGTTGGGGAGTTGTAGTTAATGTTGTTAAAAAGCCATCATCAGGAGCTTCTTCACGTGGCGGTGGTTATATAGTAGATACTTTGCTTCACTGTTCTCCCGGTTCAAGTGAGAACAGTTTACAGCCAAAACCATGCCCCCCTCGTCCTGGAGAGAAGGGTGAAATGCATGTA GTCCCTGTTCAGTTGCCATTGATATCTTCTCTAAGCAAACTCCGGATAAATGTTCCTTCTGATTTGCGGCCACTGGAGGCAAGGCAAAGTATTCTTCTTGCTGTGCAGGAACTTGGAGAACGTTTTCCACAAGGTCTTCCGAAGCTGAATCCTGTAAAG gaTATGGGCATTCAGGATCTGCAAATTGTTGAGCTGGTCAGTCAAATAGAAGCACTGGAACAGAGATTATATGCACACCCACTGCATAAG TCTCAAGATGTTCATCAGATTAAATGTTTCCAAAGGAAAGCAGAGGTGAATCATGAAATTCAACAACTTAAGTCCAAAATGCGTGAATCACAG CTTCAAAAATTTCGTGATGAACTTAAGAACCGTTCAAGGGTCTTGAAGAAGCTTGGTCATATTAATTCCGAGGGTGTTGTTCAGTTAAAGGGGCGGGCAGCCTGCTTGATAGACACTGGAGATGAACTTCTTGTTACTGAACTGATGTTTAATG GTACATTCAACGATTTAGATCATCATCAGATTGCAGCTCTAGCAAGTTGCTTTATTCAGCAAGATAGATCAAATGAGCAGATACACTTGAGGTCAGAGCTTGCAAGGCCATTACAACAACTCCAAGAGAGTGCAAGAAGAATAGCAGAG ATACAAAATGAAtgcaaattagaaacagaTGTAGACGAGTATGTGGAATCAACAGTGAGGCCATTCTTGATGGATGTGATTTATTGTTGGTCAAAG GGTGCAAGTTTTGCAGATGTTATACAAATGACAGAAATATTTGAGGGCAGCATCATTAGATCTGCTAGAAGACTTGATGAATTTTTGAACCAG TTGCGTACTGCTGCTAATGCTGTTGGAGAAGTTGAGTTGGAGAAGAAATTTGAAGCAGCTAGTGAAAGCCTTCGCCGAGGTATCATGTTTGCAAATTCACTATATCTGTAG
- the LOC126790767 gene encoding cytochrome P450 CYP73A100-like, whose product MAHLVTKSLLFCSLLTLTLLLTASKFLTSHIVLPLIPIIAYFFYTISTSSNLPPGPLSLPIFGNWLQLGNDLNHRLLATLSQTYGSIFLLKLGSKNLAVVSDPVLATQVLHSQGVEFGSRPRNLVFDIFTGNGQDMVFTVYGDHWRKMRRIMTLPFFTNKVVQHYSNMWEEEMDQVVHDLKKDEGVKTKGIVIRKRLQLMLYNIMYRMMFDAKFESQEDPLFVEATRFNSERSRLAQSFEYNYGDFIPLLRPFLRGYLNKCRDLQIRRLAFFNNFFVEKRRQIMAANGEKHKISCAIDHIIDAQMKGEISDENVLYIVENINVAAIETTLWSMEWAIAELVNHPSVQCKIREEISTVLKGAPVTESNLHELPYLQATVKETLRLHTPIPLLVPHMNLEEAKLGGFTIPRESKVVVNAWWLANNPAWWKDPEEFRPERFFEEECGTEAVAGGKVDFRFVPFGMGRRSCPGIILALPILGLVIAKLVSNFEMKAPHGVDKIDVSEKGGQFSLHIANHSTVVFQPI is encoded by the exons ATGGCTCATCTAGTCACCAAATCCCTCTTGTTTTGCTCTCTTCTCACTTTAACATTGCTTCTCACAGCCTCCAAATTCCTAACCTCCCACATTGTCCTCCCACTAATTCCCATCATCGCCTACTTTTTCTATACCATTTCCACTTCTTCTAATCTCCCTCCTGGCCCTCTCTCCCTCCCAATCTTTGGCAACTGGCTCCAACTTGGCAATGACCTCAACCACCGCCTTCTCGCAACCTTGTCACAAACATATGGCTCCATATTCCTCCTCAAACTTGGCTCCAAAAACCTAGCTGTGGTTTCAGACCCCGTGCTAGCAACTCAAGTCCTCCACAGCCAGGGAGTCGAGTTCGGCTCTCGCCCTCGCAACCTGGTTTTCGACATTTTCACCGGCAATGGCCAAGACATGGTGTTCACAGTTTACGGTGATCATTGGCGCAAAATGCGCAGGATCATGACACTGCCATTCTTCACAAACAAAGTTGTGCAACATTATAGCAACATGTGGGAGGAGGAAATGGACCAAGTTGTGCATGATCTGAAAAAAGATGAGGGAGTGAAGACTAAAGGGATAGTCATTAGGAAACGCTTGCAACTAATGCTGTACAACATTATGTATAGGATGATGTTTGATGCCAAGTTTGAATCACAAGAGGACCCATTGTTCGTCGAAGCTACCCGGTTTAACTCGGAGAGAAGCCGGTTGGCTCAGAGCTTTGAGTATAACTATGGTGATTTCATTCCTTTGCTCAGACCATTTCTAAGAGGGTACCTGAACAAGTGCAGGGACTTGCAAATTAGGCGACTGGCCTTTTTCAACAACTTTTTTGTTGAGAAGAGAAG GCAAATTATGGCTGCCAATGGAGAGAAGCACAAGATAAGTTGTGCCATAGATCACATAATAGATGCTCAAATGAAGGGGGAGATCAGTGACGAAAATGTGCTCTATATTGTGGAGAACATAAACGTTGCAGCAATAGAGACAACTCTATGGTCCATGGAATGGGCCATAGCTGAGCTGGTCAACCATCCTTCCGTTCAATGCAAGATCCGCGAAGAAATCTCAACCGTCCTTAAAGGAGCTCCGGTGACAGAATCCAACCTACATGAATTGCCTTACTTACAAGCGACGGTAAAAGAGACATTGAGGTTACACACACCAATACCTCTATTGGTACCCCATATGAACCTTGAAGAAGCAAAGCTAGGAGGTTTTACCATCCCCAGAGAGTCGAAGGTGGTTGTCAATGCATGGTGGCTAGCCAACAACCCAGCCTGGTGGAAAGATCCGGAGGAGTTCCGGCCAGAGCGATTCTTCGAAGAAGAATGTGGAACAGAGGCCGTGGCCGGTGGTAAAGTCGATTTTAGATTTGTGCCGTTTGGTATGGGAAGGAGGAGTTGTCCAGGGATCATACTAGCACTGCCAATTCTAGGACTTGTGATTGCCAAATTGGTGTCCAATTTCGAGATGAAGGCTCCTCATGGGGTGGACAAGATTGATGTGAGTGAAAAAGGAGGCCAGTTCAGCTTACACATAGCAAACCATTCGACTGTTGTGTTTCAACCAATTTGA